A stretch of DNA from Schizosaccharomyces osmophilus chromosome 2, complete sequence:
CGACGCTTCCATAATCTCAAAGGAGGATTCTACATACCACATCCCAGAAGGTTTGGGTTAGTACCGAGAAACAGCGCTGCTAGTGACAATAGGCTTGGAAGGAGCAATTGTTTATaagggaagaagaagaagaagaggctGAGGTGTTGTTCATAGCGTCCATGTTGAAGAATAGGGAAGGAGCATAGCAGGAAGcaatgaaatgaatattAGCCAAATTGAATTTCGGAGGGATGCTTCTAAAAGTCTGTATCtgtatctttttcttggaatgCTGATCTATTCGAACCCTGACTTTATTCATCTTTCTTCCTATTCTTCTTGAGTAGTAGGAATCTTGTTTCACTTGCTTGGTGCGTGCATAATCAAGAACCTCAAGCGATGAAGGAACGCCAAGAGTAGAAAAGGTGTTTTGCATCATAAAATAGAAGACGATAATTACTTTTTCAGGAACTCTTTTGCATTCTCCTACTGAATACTTTAGCTTATTTcctatttgtttactaacgaTAGCGAGAGCGGAAGACAAGTCCGTCATTGGGGGACTTTGGATGAACCTTGGATTCTGACATTTGCCAAGCATAATTCTTTCTGAAAAAGTGAAGACAACATCTTGTAATTCTGAGTGTCTTCTATCAGAAAGCATATTAATTTGCCGTAATTCGCggattttggttttctatGTCCCAATGAGGACccattgtttacattcgTTAAAGATAAATTGCAGTTGAAATCAACCCAACCGGATTTAGAACTGTAgacaaatttgaaaatttgaacaATCATGTCTGTTGTGGGAAAGTCATTACAAGAAAAGGTGAACTTATTGGCCCAATATCCCCAGACCGGTCTTTCTCTAAAGCAGCTTGTTTACTTTGGTATGTTTTATTGCATTGAACACAAGCTGGCCTTCACAAAAACTGCTTATAGTTATGGATGCTGCTTGCGTTTTCAGGTGTACTTGATGTGGAAAAAGTTGTTGCGtttttttactaacatAAACGGGGGGCTAAGTTCCTCCGTATAGGTCAGGATCAAAAACCTGGAAGACTTTTTCGCTCTGGCTTATTTTTGCGAGATGAGCTTCCAATTCGGCTTGCTCATCGCATACAGGATCTACAAAAACTGCCGCCATTACTCGGTGAAATGAAACGAATTTCAGCAGTTAGAGCTGCTTATGCAAGATCTATGGAGGTATGCCATCGCGGtccatttccattttgCTAATTGTCGCAGGAAATCATTGATTTAAAGGGAATTGAATTACCAAAGTGTCTTCCTAAACACAAACGGTATCCAAAAGCCCCTAAATGGAGGGCCAGTTTTTTTCACAATTTTGTACAGCATAATCCTTCTCTTTTGGACACTCATTTAGATTCGTCGAGAGGAAGGTATTTCAACATTGATTTTTCCAAACCGTGTACAGGCGAGGAATACGAATGGCCTGAGTCATTGCACAAATTCAACATTGATTTTAGTCGTTTGCTAGATACCATTCGAACACGCCATGACAATGTCGCCTCCGAACTTGCCCTAGACATTCAAGAATATCGGCgcaaaacaaagaaaattgacCATAGCATTCAAGTATTTTTAGATCGTTTCTACATGTCCCGAATTGGCATTCGAATGCTCATAGGTCAATACATCTCGCTGGTCTCTGAACCTCCAAGAGAAAACCGCGTGGGCATCATTAGTACTCGCGCTAATATTCTTCGGATTATTGAAGATGCCACAGAAAGTGCAAAGTTTATTTGTCGGCTCTCCtattgtttgtttgaaGCACCACCCGTAGAAATCAACTGTGATCCTTCCCTCCATATGATGTACACAGAGTCTCATTTGAATCATGCCGTTTTTgagcttttaaaaaatagcCTGCGTGCAACTGTCGAATACTATGGTGTCGATGCAGATTCGTATCCCCCAGTCAAAGTATTGGTTGTCAAAGGCGAAGAAGACATTACTATTCGCATTTCCGATCGGGGAGGCGGTTTTTCTAGGAAAGAGTCTTCAGTGGTTTGGTCTTACATGTATACAACAGCTCATGAAACGCTAAGCGATGACTACACGGATACGATGACTGCTGCTTCTTCCCTTCCACCTATGGCTGTATGTTCACTGATGCTACTTGCTTGCAAATGACTTTACTAACCATTTTTCTATAGGGCTTTGGGTTTGGCCTACCTATCGCTCGTCTATATACTCGTTATTTTGGAGGCGACTTGAAGCTTGTGTCTATGGAAGGATATGGCACCGATGCTTATATTCAGCTAAATCGACTTTGTGAAAGTGCAGAGCCATTACAGTAGTACGAAAATCATTGTTAACGACCCTCTTTGCAACCATCATTTTAATCTTTTCTATGAAACGACCTATAAGCTGTCATGACtattttgcatttttggtttcttcgTTCGAGTATAAAttatttctatattttATCCAAActgaaaatataaaaaaggcTTATCATTAATTCTTATATTATAGGAAAAAAGTACCTTCTTACCGTGTAATTCAATATTTGATCAAGGATTTCCTTTACCAATTTATAAACTCGTATTTCATCAATGTATGCTCATAACAGTCGATTTGCTTCGTCAAAAACCATTCCAGTAAGAGGTTCTGTCACATAATGCTTTCTCGGCTGAAGAGATACCAATGGAACCTCTGCTTTTTCAAGATCTAGTACTTGCTTTCTAAGGCCCGTAGACACATATTCCAATGTTTGATAGAAAGACTTTGCACttttattgaattcttcaatggattcttttgtttcgaTTGCATCAATGCAATTACTGGCGTAAGAAAGAATATCCGGAATTTTCGACTCAATTTCTAAAATTTGATCAATTTTTTGGCTCTCATCAATTAGAGAATCTTCGCTGAACTGATCTTCTTCCATACTCGACATTGTGGATGTTCTTGGGTTATTGGGAGGTTTCCAAACGTTCAAACCGTAAATTCAGTTTATAATTAGAATATGTTATAGCTGTATAAATTCATTGAATAGAAATACTAAGTTGGATagatcaaaagaaaagaatgaatatgTTGATAGAAAATGCTGTGATATTACAAACTTGCATGCAGTCCGAAAAATCTTTAGATAAAGTTTGAATACCATGAGAAGAGTTAAATAAGTATATCATATTTAAATTCACATGACTGTATCATTATTTTAAAAGGAGCAAGGAATCCATTATGCAAGTTAAACAAATTCATAGCAAACAAAGTGGCGGTGCGTTTccaaaaagccaaaaatattttctttgatataAAGGACAAAATTTAGTTGGAAGATACAACGGATTCAGGCTTCTCTTCGGGTCTGCTGCCAAAGATTGAGCTTCCTACACGCACAGAATCACTGCCGTATTTAATGGCCAACGGAAAGTCCGAACTCATGCCCATCGAGAGTTCGAGAGCAGAGTTGAGTTCCTTTTGAAGTTTGAGACGAAGGTCCGACAACAGCTGAAAGTCTGGATTTTGATCCTGTAGGTGTGAATGAGAAATCGATCCAATTGTCATCAAACCTTGAAGCCGAAGATATTCTAAACTTTGAACAATTTTACATAATTCTAAAGCTTCTGAAGGCATCACTCCAGCTTTGTTCGGTTCCCCGCTAGTATTTATTTGAACATAGACCCGTAAAGGTGTTTGAATGGCTTCACGGGCTTGGTTAACTAAGCGAGCCTTCTTCTCATTATCAATCGTTTCAATTGCATAAAGGTTTTTTACAGAGGCAATTTTCTTGCATTTTTGGCTTTGCATATTGCCGATGAAATGCCATTGTACATCTTTTGGCATCTAGCAAACGAATGTTAATCACGGATTCAGAGTGAGTAGAGCCTTTTATAATTTAGATGCCTTTCATTAACTTACCAAATCGGCCTTGGCTAAGAACTCTTGCATATAATTTTCGCCAAAATGCCGCTGCCCTGCTTCATAAGCTTCCATCAATTGTTCTACTGGATGAAACTTGCTAACAGCTACGAGATTAATCTGTCATTTAGTtagtttcttcaaaaaaaaacaagagcaCAATTGAGCAACCAATTCTCCTAGGTGAGTTGCCTTGATCATTCAATGCTTTGAATGATATGAATGAGAGCAGggaagcaaaaatgaaataggAAAGTCgcacaaaagaaatagcaAATTTCATGAATTAACGTGAGTTCCAATAAAGTAAGTCTTCTGGTTCTGTAGAGTATCAAATCGTTCATAAAGCATGAATGGAAGATCAGAGGTACATAAGAATATACGAAATGATATTTTTACTCCCGGATCCATCCAGTTTCTAAATGATATTTTCTCTACTTTCTTAGTCTTTAAGAAATCTTAGAACCACGACCCTCTACAAACGGTTTTCATGTATCCGAACGACACAACAATTCCTGCTTCACGCATCCGACATGGCACTCCCAATTGTATAATACTTTTcaggaagagaaaagaattgaaagcaATTCGCATATGCATACACTTACATTTCTTCCGTTTGCACACTGTTGAACTTGCGAACGGACCGATTCCAAACAAGAACGGATAACAGACATTTTTTGAGCTGtgagaatgaaaaaaagcaatgtaatatatttttataaataaaatcgtTCTGATGAACAACAGACTTTCAATGCGAACCCTTTCAGGAGAAACGTAGAGCGTGAAAGCTGGAGGTGAGTATATCATAGTAAATATATACTAcaatttgtttcttgtCAAGAAAACAGTAGGAGGAATGAAATGATTCTACGAGTATACAATTTCTGCTTTATATCTGGACTACTATTACGCATTCAGAACGGTTTGATGGTGATTTCAGTCGACACTTTTGAGAAGGGCTTTTTGGAGCTGACATTGTAGAAGGAAAGGCTTTGTGAGAATGCATTCATAGTAGTTGGTActcaaatttttatttttctcaTTATTCTGTATTCATTTCACTAGGAAATCATcaagaaacaaatatgTAGCTATATGCATGACAAGctttcaaaaaggaaacacTCTAGCGAGTATTTTGATTGAAAAGCATTTAcgcttcttttgaattcaaaagtGAATCCAATCTTTTATCGTTTGTTCTCAAATTTCGGGTCAGTATGTTTGGTACATTCTTTATGAGACATTTCAGTATTGTGCTTATTTCATAACTAGACAAGGAACCTTCCTAGCAGGCCCAAAAATCATTCAGTAAATAAACAGTCAAATGAATGATAAACGGGGATCCCATCAGTTTCCGAAGCAGTTTCATTTCCCGGTCGAACAACCAAGCCGACGTGAAGCCCAATTTCTTGGGCAGCCTGTAACTCTACATAGATTAGCTTCtcaaatgcaaaagaagatgatgaagacGTAAATAGCATACCTTTAATATTGTCACTCAAAAACAACCATTCGCGAGCATCCGAGTCTCCAATGATCTTTTTATAACTAGCGCTTTCCGTCTTTATTCCGGTACTCGTATCAAAGaaaccagaaaaaaaaggcaatATATCTCCAAACTCCGTATGGCTGAAATACAATTTTTGTGCAGGAATACTTCCACTGGAATAGATGTAGACTTTGGCTCCGGACCGCAAGGCACGCTCAATAGAAGGAATGACGTCCGGAAATAAGTGAGAAACAAgctcattctttttataacCATCTTTCCAGATCTTGCCTTGCACATGTTTGAAATGACGCTCTTTGCTTCCTTCTGCATGCAGCTTCTGGATCTTGCTCAATGAAGACTCCGGCGAATCGCCTAAAGCTTGCAAATTTTCATCAGTTTTATAATGTTGTTCAATATATTCCTTGTAATGTTTCTCCGCGTAGGTAAACTACATCAATCATTCAGTTAGTaagttttgcttttcatgCACTTTAAACATCATTTACCAAGTCATTTTTAACGAAAGAAATACTTCCGACTGTTCCTTCAATGTCCAGCAACAAGTTTTTCGccatttgaagaaaatgttaAATATGGGTAAAATGGAGTAACTGAACTATGACACTTCTAACCCCATCTGGTCTCGAATCCATTGTAGTCTATGAACACTTATCAATTGCATAGAAATTTATAGACAACATTAACCAGTaatataaattttttaataaagcTTCATTTGGCAGGTATCTAAAATTCTTCCCAAGAATGGAGAATATAGCTTTGTAGTTGCTCATTATCAATACAAACATAAATCTAATTTTACATAAAGTTACTAACTCTCTAGAGGGAGGGCTTTTTAGACTAACTGGTCGACTGGGTTGAGAGTATTCAGTAACAGGGGATGGTCGCAAACATTCGATTGTAAACAAGCATATTTTCAAACTTAGACGGAGAGAGGTTTTTTCTGAGAGTTGAATGCAAAGGGCGTACTCTTTGGAAGCTGAGGAAGCTCTTTTGCAAGTTCCAGTGCCGCCTCTGGCGATGTTTTGTTCATAACAAATAGACCTTGCAGGGAAGCCATACTCGTGTTCTTTCCACATACAACTTCACTTATTTCTGACGACAGCTTGGGATCATCTTTTCCATAGAATCTACGAAACATATCGTGCACCTGCTGAGGGGTGGCATTGCCCAAATATGCTTTGATATCGACACGGCCAGGACGTATCAAAGCGGGATCAAGTATGTCTGGATGATTTGTTGTCATAAATATAATTCGTTCGTCTGCAGACGTTACGCCGTCAACTGCGTTCAAAAGACCACTAAACGTGACGTTGGCACGAAATCCAACTTCGCCGGAACGATCTCTTCCTTGGAAAGCAGAATCAACATCCTCTAGGAGAACAACTGATTTCGGAGGAACATTGGAGAGTAAGTGATTGAGTCTGTCATCACTCAAGCCTCGTTCAGCAAGATTCAAAACACATATATCATAATCCAGTTCACCGGCCAAAGCGTacagaaaagaagtttttcCACTTCCCGGCGGGCCGTATAGGAGGTATCCACGGCGGTAGGGTATACCTCGGTCAGCATACCATTGATAGTTACCCAAAAAGTCACGGACATCTTCAGTAATCAGATCTTTTACatccttttccaaaacaacGCTGGATAAAAGACGCTTGGATCTTGGTGATCCGAATGGCTTCCAGTCAGTAGCCCATGCTGTGTATATTgtggttttgtttttttgagCAGTATGCATAAATTTTTGAGCTTCCAGAAGCATGTCAGAGAAAATTTCTCGATCTCTGGATAATGTAGTAAGCGTGATGGTTTCCCATGGAGTGCCGGTCGTCAGATCTTGTAGCCGGCTGCTTCGCTGGCGCTCGACTTGAATCCAGCactttttgtatttaatAATGTGCTTTCCTGGTCCGGGAACGAGTTGGAAGAGACTGCTGGGGGTGGGTTGCTTGGATGAACGAGTGGGAGGATGGAAAATACTTTTGGCGCTTCCTCTTGCTTCAACGGCAAGCTGGTTTGAGTAGCGCTTTGGGACCGTTCCCATCCAATGAAGGAACGCATTGtagcttttttctttacttggGATTTCCAGAGAGACCAACATTCTTCGTTTTATGAGACCTGCCCCAGACATGACTCCACGCCGTAAGATTGCCAAACCCGCTCCAAAGCCCATCAAACCTATTCCTGCactaaagaaagaatttccGGATAAGATGCTTTGGAGACCATTGGCCGTGTCCGGGTGATTGGTGGCAGAAGATGCCAGCTGGTTCATAATCTTGTTTTGCGAGTGGATGTGAATCGATTTCCGTCAAATgttaagaaaaaaggaaaaaactTGCTTCTCAGTTCAAAAATACCAACAAAACTGGAAACGTAAAACGAGGAcctaaaaatgaaatgaaaaggaagttTGTAAGAGAGGAGGACAATCTCGCAAAGGACTATTCTAGTTTCAGTaagagaagagaaaaaagatccaaaaaaaaagtgaataGAGGTAAAAGAATAACCAAACTAAGGAAAAACATTCCTGTTCGTCGTGAGGACGAAATTTCCCTTCTTCTGTAGAAAACCTTTGGGAACCAGTATCCCGTCGTTCAGTTCATTTACgcaattttttcatacttttcctttccttttattgTTATTCCatacaaaaagagaagagatTATCCAAATTTAAACATTTGAACTCTTACAAAACCTTTACTATTATTTATAGGGAAGAAGGTGAATGAACGAGTCCCGGGTAGCTCAATCGGTTAGAGCGTCTGACTCTTACGAAGGTCATCAGAAGGTTGCGAGTTCGATTCTCGCCTTGGgagttctttttattcCCCATTTCGCGAAGAATTCGCCTTCATTGAGggttgtttttctttttagtaaaaaattacaaaaaaaagaaaggtaaAACAATTGTCATGTTTGCGCATTTCATGTTACTCATCCACCCTCAAGCTTCAAGAAACGTTTCCTTcataataaaacaaaaagttattcCTCTATGAATATTCATTCTGTATTTAGAAATCATTccataaaaaattttttacgCAAGAGAAACGATTCTctgcttttatttaattttatttaatttaatttattttttgttttttaaaaaaagtaaacagacatttgatttatttactaacgATCTGCTACATACATAGTGTCCTTATGTAGTTTAAGCAACTAGAACGATCGCTAACGCTACAAAATCATCCATACATATAATCTCAAACAATCTTATTACGAACAAAAAGTTCCGCAACGACGACGCGAAAAGGCAAATTGCGTGGTAAAGCCATATAAACacatatttttttttggaattcaGCCGTAATTGTTCAAGACAAATTGaacttttggtttgttcCCGTCCTTGGAACACTTTCTGGTCATATATCAAAAGGAATTGCAAATTGAACTTGTTTATGAGCCTTTTAGCAGACTTTCGCGAAAAAGTGTTCGGATTTGTTAGGgtgctttatttttaatttgcGTTCATTGGTAATCTTCGGTAAGTAACGCTATACGTAAGGATAGCCGTGTGAGGTTAGGATTATTTTAAGAGCGATGAAAAGGGAATAATACTCTTTAGGAAGATATGGGGACAAGGAATTGTTATAAGGAGTTGATTGTATTATATAATGAATTCTTGTTCATTATTAAtgtgtttttgttttcctaaAGAGTGTTCCTTTCTCTTCTCTTGCATCGGGTCCTGGAACGAATGTCTATGAAAGACTGTGTCGGCTAACTTGCTATAGACCTTGTTGCAGTATGGGTAGAATCACGGAAATCCTTACGAACCGCTACCATGAACTTGTAGATTGGCGAGCAAAAAGCCCTCACATTCCTTTTGTTCAACGTCTGCGCCATTTCACTTGGAGTTGGTTTGCTGTTACAATGGCAACTGGTGGTATTGGCCTAGTCATTGGTACGCTTCCCTACAGATTTTATGGACTAAACACCATTGGTAAAATTGTATACATCTTAGATATCTTTCTCTTGGCCCTGTTTTGTAGCCTCATGATTGCTCGATTCATAATATACCATGATACTTTTATGGGTTCATGGAGACATTTCCAGGAAAAATTCTTCATAGCTACTTGTCTGTTATCCTTTTCAACATTCATTGACATGTTTGCTGTTTATGCTAAACCGTCCACGGGAGAATGGATGGTATGGGTAATTCGTATTTACTATTACATTTATATCGCCGTTACCTTTTTATACGGGATATTTGCTTACTATACCGTGTTTCGGGATCATGTGTTCACCTTGGAAACCGCTGCTCCTTCTTGGATTTTACCAATTTTCCCATGTATGATTGGCGGTGTTATCGCAGGCGCTGTTCTTACTACGCAGCCGTC
This window harbors:
- the med11 gene encoding mediator complex subunit Med11, with protein sequence MSSMEEDQFSEDSLIDESQKIDQILEIESKIPDILSYASNCIDAIETKESIEEFNKSAKSFYQTLEYVSTGLRKQVLDLEKAEVPLVSLQPRKHYVTEPLTGMVFDEANRLL
- the pkp1 gene encoding mitochondrial pyruvate dehydrogenase (lipoamide) kinase Pkp1, encoding MSVVGKSLQEKVNLLAQYPQTGLSLKQLVYFGQDQKPGRLFRSGLFLRDELPIRLAHRIQDLQKLPPLLGEMKRISAVRAAYARSMEEIIDLKGIELPKCLPKHKRYPKAPKWRASFFHNFVQHNPSLLDTHLDSSRGRYFNIDFSKPCTGEEYEWPESLHKFNIDFSRLLDTIRTRHDNVASELALDIQEYRRKTKKIDHSIQVFLDRFYMSRIGIRMLIGQYISLVSEPPRENRVGIISTRANILRIIEDATESAKFICRLSYCLFEAPPVEINCDPSLHMMYTESHLNHAVFELLKNSLRATVEYYGVDADSYPPVKVLVVKGEEDITIRISDRGGGFSRKESSVVWSYMYTTAHETLSDDYTDTMTAASSLPPMAGFGFGLPIARLYTRYFGGDLKLVSMEGYGTDAYIQLNRLCESAEPLQ
- the utr4 gene encoding methionine salvage haloacid dehalogenase-like hydrolase Utr4 — translated: MAKNLLLDIEGTVGSISFVKNDLFTYAEKHYKEYIEQHYKTDENLQALGDSPESSLSKIQKLHAEGSKERHFKHVQGKIWKDGYKKNELVSHLFPDVIPSIERALRSGAKVYIYSSGSIPAQKLYFSHTEFGDILPFFSGFFDTSTGIKTESASYKKIIGDSDAREWLFLSDNIKELQAAQEIGLHVGLVVRPGNETASETDGIPVYHSFDCLFTE
- the bcs1 gene encoding mitochondrial Rieske ISP assembly ATPase Bcs1, producing the protein MNQLASSATNHPDTANGLQSILSGNSFFSAGIGLMGFGAGLAILRRGVMSGAGLIKRRMLVSLEIPSKEKSYNAFLHWMGTVPKRYSNQLAVEARGSAKSIFHPPTRSSKQPTPSSLFQLVPGPGKHIIKYKKCWIQVERQRSSRLQDLTTGTPWETITLTTLSRDREIFSDMLLEAQKFMHTAQKNKTTIYTAWATDWKPFGSPRSKRLLSSVVLEKDVKDLITEDVRDFLGNYQWYADRGIPYRRGYLLYGPPGSGKTSFLYALAGELDYDICVLNLAERGLSDDRLNHLLSNVPPKSVVLLEDVDSAFQGRDRSGEVGFRANVTFSGLLNAVDGVTSADERIIFMTTNHPDILDPALIRPGRVDIKAYLGNATPQQVHDMFRRFYGKDDPKLSSEISEVVCGKNTSMASLQGLFVMNKTSPEAALELAKELPQLPKSTPFAFNSQKKPLSV
- a CDS encoding pyridoxal phosphate homeostasis protein, with the translated sequence MSVIRSCLESVRSQVQQCANGRNINLVAVSKFHPVEQLMEAYEAGQRHFGENYMQEFLAKADLMPKDVQWHFIGNMQSQKCKKIASVKNLYAIETIDNEKKARLVNQAREAIQTPLRVYVQINTSGEPNKAGVMPSEALELCKIVQSLEYLRLQGLMTIGSISHSHLQDQNPDFQLLSDLRLKLQKELNSALELSMGMSSDFPLAIKYGSDSVRVGSSIFGSRPEEKPESVVSSN